The following proteins are co-located in the Rhodococcus opacus B4 genome:
- a CDS encoding fatty acyl-AMP ligase: MSKFTDEMYATAASSTRGLNTGEPDAPLRQPWGEIHKAARHMAGALADAGIAHGDAIGILAGQPVDIAPSCQATWMRGASVTMLHQPTPRTDLAVWAKDTETVITMIDAKAVILGAPFDAAKPLLEERGITVLTVTELNEGTAIDPVETFESDIALQQLTSGSTGSPKAVQITHENFYTNAYAMIDRIKFSIEDDVMISWLPLFHDMGMVGFLSVPMQVGAEVVSITPMDFLRTPLLWAELMGKYQGTVTAAPNFAYSLLARRLKQAEDGAVDLSTVRYMWNGAEPVDPDTMNALAEAGARFGLNPSALAPVYGMAETTLAVSIPDPDQGQVLDRVDPDLLEAMQRAVPSNKPNARALATLGKMVPNLEGRVVDTDGELLPTRGVGIIEVRGKAVTPGYITLDGHKPAQDANGWLNTGDVGYFTEEGLVVVCGRVKDVIIMGGRNIYPTDIERAAGTVAGVRPGNAVAVRLDAGQKRESFAVAVETNDYQDPETVKRIEHEVVHAVFSEVGVRPRTVAVLGPGSIPKTSSGKLRRATSANIVGA, encoded by the coding sequence GTGAGCAAGTTCACCGACGAGATGTACGCGACCGCGGCGAGCAGCACCCGCGGTCTCAACACGGGTGAGCCCGACGCGCCTCTGCGACAGCCGTGGGGCGAGATCCACAAGGCCGCGCGGCACATGGCGGGGGCGCTGGCCGACGCGGGAATCGCTCACGGCGACGCCATCGGCATCCTCGCCGGTCAGCCCGTCGACATCGCACCCTCCTGCCAGGCCACCTGGATGCGCGGCGCATCCGTCACGATGCTGCACCAGCCGACGCCGCGCACCGATCTGGCGGTGTGGGCCAAGGACACCGAAACCGTCATCACGATGATCGATGCGAAGGCCGTCATCCTCGGTGCGCCGTTCGACGCCGCCAAGCCGCTGCTCGAGGAACGTGGCATCACCGTGCTGACGGTGACCGAGCTGAACGAGGGCACGGCCATCGACCCGGTCGAGACGTTCGAGAGCGACATCGCGCTGCAGCAGCTCACGTCCGGTTCCACCGGTTCGCCCAAGGCCGTGCAGATCACGCACGAGAACTTCTACACCAACGCGTACGCCATGATCGACCGCATCAAGTTCTCCATCGAGGACGACGTGATGATCAGCTGGCTGCCGCTGTTCCACGACATGGGGATGGTCGGATTCCTCAGCGTGCCGATGCAGGTCGGCGCGGAGGTCGTGAGCATCACCCCCATGGACTTCCTCCGCACGCCGCTGCTGTGGGCGGAACTGATGGGCAAGTACCAGGGCACCGTGACGGCCGCCCCCAACTTCGCGTACTCCCTGCTGGCCCGCCGTCTCAAGCAGGCGGAGGACGGCGCCGTCGACCTCAGCACCGTCCGGTACATGTGGAACGGCGCCGAGCCTGTGGACCCCGACACGATGAACGCGCTCGCCGAGGCAGGCGCCCGGTTCGGGCTGAACCCGTCCGCGCTCGCCCCCGTCTACGGGATGGCGGAGACCACCCTCGCCGTCTCCATCCCGGATCCGGACCAGGGTCAGGTCCTCGACCGCGTCGACCCGGACCTGCTCGAGGCGATGCAGCGTGCCGTCCCGTCGAACAAGCCGAACGCGCGGGCCCTCGCGACGCTCGGGAAGATGGTGCCGAACCTGGAGGGACGCGTCGTCGACACCGACGGGGAGCTGCTCCCGACCCGCGGCGTCGGCATCATCGAGGTCCGAGGCAAGGCCGTCACACCCGGATACATCACCCTCGACGGGCACAAGCCCGCGCAGGACGCGAACGGCTGGCTCAACACCGGCGACGTCGGCTACTTCACCGAGGAGGGCCTCGTCGTCGTGTGCGGTCGCGTCAAGGACGTCATCATCATGGGCGGCCGCAACATCTACCCGACCGACATCGAGCGGGCCGCGGGCACCGTCGCCGGAGTGCGTCCCGGCAATGCCGTGGCCGTCCGCCTCGACGCCGGGCAGAAACGGGAAAGCTTCGCCGTCGCGGTCGAGACCAACGACTACCAGGACCCCGAAACGGTCAAGCGCATCGAGCACGAGGTCGTGCACGCCGTGTTCTCCGAGGTCGGTGTGCGACCCCGCACCGTCGCCGTCCTCGGCCCCGGCAGCATCCCCAAGACGTCGTCGGGCAAACTCCGCCGCGCCACGTCGGCGAACATCGTAGGCGCGTAG